In the genome of Phlebotomus papatasi isolate M1 chromosome 2, Ppap_2.1, whole genome shotgun sequence, one region contains:
- the LOC129803188 gene encoding cationic amino acid transporter 3-like produces MSLSWWRVLTRRKNLPSRSAPGSLDSDTRLGRILNTFDLTALGVGATLGVGVYVLAGHVSRDQAGPAVILSFLIAAVASFLAGLCYAEFGARVPKAGSAYIYSYVCIGEFVAFITGWNLILQYVIGSASISRGLSLYLDTLINDTLKNTFRTVAPINVSFLSSYFDFFAFALPILLAVALAFGLKKSAVMNNIFTATNIAIVLFVTIAGALNADIANWRVDPATLNSTITEGLNIGEGGFFPFGVEGMLKGAATCFFGFVGFDCIATTGEEVKSPQKAIPRAIIFSLIIIFLSYFGVSTVLTLMWPYYLQDVNAPLPFAFEQIGWTFAKWIVAIGGIVGLITSLFGAMFPLPRIIYAMSQDGLVFRFLGRVHTHFKTPVVGTMCAGLLTGLVSALLDLKQLVSMLSIGTLLAYTVVAISITILRFSNREETYTEASEPSCSIKAKKHSSFTSTLLQIFNCRALKHPTTLSSRVVGAMVFLYTIFSLVLCLLIVYSKKELAGAEIWAIVVWTIICSVLLITMISMAVQPRDTTETPFKVPLVPLIPGISIFINIYLMLMLDTYTWIFFSIWLVVGLTIYTASAFLYASESYQEDEKKEANSSSVTASCSGSLVEPRKQENGIISRVVDEEVIEENDTVTKLKLSDELQEESDVDECESMQTVPKVEESVQKNEENLPVDKRTSSLDEIHLVSEISDTHTEKKEPNGTSYFIEEPRTPSPPQDGEAKVLAFLDDVIETEDTSPIHERKNSMDSVAENEVIEKSTVAVIHQEDTLKEEEEIECAEEDAGESIKPLEEIAEKNTEENTEENENEADVRSENDKFSAIVKVNTLPRINHDDESSMKQSKSEVDMRVLLMRELQLRNPPQDEPEIPPVDYEAQDSVREVRKLPHSVSVDSSIPKAPIFDPVLYNATTKRSPRLNIPRPKVKSISPMASQSTSPRPSTPAERPTEDKSQSEEEPDENNNGNKFAGIKGKLEEILRRGPPLPFSRPRSKPPERIPATPPQTPFADHEEPVFTPPPVTNPSKPFDTVHKQKILFSDVLKSIHPDTRPSVIRSESLNRRSATLENPVVLPGSPPERVTLTH; encoded by the exons ATGTCGTTATCATGGTGGCGTGTCCTAACTCGGCGGAAGAATCTACCCAGCAGATCAGCGCCTGGCTCCTTAGATAGCGACACCAGACTCGGGCGGATCTTAAACACATTTGATCTCACTGCACTGGGCGTAGGTGCAACGCTTGGAGTAGGTGTCTATGTTCTAGCCGGTCATGTAAGTCGTGACCAGGCTGGTCcagctgtgattctttcattccTAATTGCCGCTGTGGCGTCATTTCTAGCAG GACTCTGCTATGCTGAGTTCGGTGCCAGAGTACCAAAAGCCGGATCCGCCTACATCTACAGCTATGTGTGTATCGGAGAATTTGTGGCTTTCATCACAGGATGGAATCTCATCCTGCAATATGTCATAGGTTCAGCTAGTATCTCCAGAGGCTTATCTCTATACTTGGATACCTTGATCAATGATACTCTGAAGAATACGTTCAGAACAGTTGCCCCCATCAATGTATCCTTCCTATCCTCTTATTTTGACTTCTTCGCCTTTGCATTGCCTATTCTTTTAGCAG TTGCATTGGCATTCGGACTGAAAAAATCTGCTGTGATGAATAATATCTTTACGGCTACGAATATCGCAATTGTCCTTTTCGTTACAATTGCCGGAGCTCTAAATGCGGATATAGCGAACTGGCGAGTTGATCCAGCTACCCTCAATAGTACTATTACAGAAGGACTCAACATCGGTGAAGGTGGATTCTTTCCATTTGGCGTTGAGGGCATGCTTAAAGGTGCTGCAACGTGTTTCTTTGGTTTTGTTGGTTTTGACTGCATCGCAACAACTGGCGAAGAAGTTAAGAGTCCCCAGAAAGCTATTCCACGTGCCATTATCTTCTCGCTCATTATAATCTTCCTGTCCTATTTTGGTGTCTCGACGGTCCTTACTCTCATGTGGCCCTATTACCTTCAGGATGTCAATGCTCCTCTACCGTTTGCATTTGAGCAAATTGGCTGGACATTTGCTAAGTGGATCGTGGCTATTGGTGGAATTGTTGGACTAATTACGAG CCTTTTTGGAGCCATGTTCCCCTTACCACGGATTATCTACGCCATGTCACAGGATGGTCTAGTTTTTCGCTTCCTAGGACGCGTTCATACACACTTCAAGACACCCGTTGTAGGTACAATGTGTGCAGGATTATTGACTGGCCTTGTGTCTGCTCTTCTGGATCTTAAGCAACTGGTTAGCATGCTGTCGATTGGTACCCTACTGGCCTACACTGTTGTGGCCATTTCCATAACAATCTTGCGCTTCTCGAATCGCGAAGAAACCTATACAGAGGCTTCTGAGCCTTCTTGTTCTATCAAAGCCAAGAAACATTCTTCTTTCACCTCAACTCTCCTTCAAATCTTCAACTGTCGTGCTTTGAAGCATCCAACAACATTATCATCAAGAGTTGTAGGTGCCATGGTTTTTCTGTATACAATATTTTCGCTAGTGCTGTGCTTGCTGATCGTCTACTCCAAGAAGGAGCTTGCTGGTGCAGAAATATGGGCAATTGTTGTGTGGACCATCATATGTTCAGTGCTCTTAATTACAATGATATCCATGGCTGTACAACCAAGAGACACCACAGAGACGCCCTTCAAAGTTCCTCTGGTACCCCTTATTCCCGGCATCAGTATTTTCATTAACATATACCTGATGCTCATGTTGGATACCTACACGTGGATATTTTTCAGCATTTGGTTAGTAGTTG GCCTGACAATATACACAGCCTCGGCTTTCCTCTACGCGTCAGAGAGTTATCAGGAGGATGAGAAGAAAGAGGCAAATAGTTCCAGTGTCACAGCATCCTGCAGTGGATCGCTTGTGGAGCCACGAAAACAAGAAAATGGTATCATCAGTCGAGTAGTAGATGAAGAAGTCATCGAGGAGAATGATACAGTGACTAAACTGAAGCTCTCTGATGAGCTTCAGGAAGAATCTGACGTGGATGAATGTGAATCCATGCAGACAGTACCGAAGGTGGAAGAGAGTGTGCAGAAGAATGAAGAGAATCTTCCTGTGGACAAGAGAACATCAtctctggatgaaattcatctTGTGTCTGAGATCTCGGATACGCATACGGAGAAGAAGGAACCCAATGGGACGTCATACTTCATAGAAGAACCAAGAACACCTTCTCCACCTCAAGATGGTGAGGCCAAGGTACTCGCCTTTCTCGATGATGTGATCGAAACGGAGGATACGAGTCCTATTCATGAgagaaaaaattcaatggacTCAGTGGCAGAGAATGAGGTCATTGAGAAGTCAACAGTGGCAGTGATTCATCAAGAAGATACACTAAAGGAGGAAGAAGAGATAGAATGTGCTGAGGAAGACGCGGGAGAATCGATAAAGCCTCTCGAGGAGATCGCTGAGAAGAATACTGAGGAGAATACTGAGGAGAATGAGAATGAGGCAGATGTGAGGTCAGAGAATGACAAATTCAGTGCCATAGTCAAAGTCAATACACTGCCAAGGATAAATCACGATGACGAGAGCAGCATGAAGCAGTCCAAGAGTGAAGTTGACATGAGAGTTCTCCTGATGCGGGAGCTCCAACTGAGGAATCCACCTCAGGATGAACCAGAAATTCCTCCTGTGGACTATGAGGCTCAAGATAGTGTTAGGGAAGTCCGTAAGCTTCCTCACAGTGTTTCAGTGGACAGTAGTATACCCAAGGCACCCATCTTTGATCCTGTCTTGTATAATGCCACCACAAAGAGAAGTCCTCGACTAAATATACCTCGGCCCAAGGTCAAGTCCATCTCACCAATGGCCTCACAATCTACTTCTCCAAGGCCATCAACACCTGCGGAACGTCCTACTGAGGACAAATCCCAGTCAGAAGAAGAGCCAGATGAGAATAACAATGGGAATAAATTTGCCGGAATCAAGGGGAAGCTTGAAGAAATTCTGCGACGTGGACCTCCCCTACCATTTTCGCGACCACGATCGAAGCCTCCAGAACGAATTCCAGCTACTCCTCCTCAAACTCCTTTCGCTGATCATGAGGAACCTGTTTTTACACCACCTCCTGTGACAAATCCCAGTAAACCCTTCGATACTGTGCATAAGCAGAAGATCCTTTTCAGCGATGTTCTTAAGTCCATCCATCCAGACACCAGACCTAGTGTCATCCGCAGTGAATCGCTTAATCGGAGATCTGCTACTCTAGAAAATCCTGTTGTACTGCCCGGAAGTCCTCCAGAAAGGGTCACACTAACTCACTAA
- the LOC129803281 gene encoding ORM1-like protein, producing MIAGGHGDPNPNTSWLDSRGMWLAYILGVLAFHVILLAIPFVTIPMAWTITNLLHNLAHLYFLHSIKGAPWMSTDTDSCSQLTHWEQINDGEQFTATRKFLTALPIILFLLTCMYTRNDNDHFVANFLSLIVVLLPKMPQFHGVRLFGINKY from the exons ATGATAGCTGGAGGACACGGTGATCCAAATCCTAATACGTCCTGGCTGGATTCTCGTGGGATGTGGTTGGCTTATATTCTTGGTGTCTTGGCTTTTCATGTGATTCTCCTGGCCATTCCTTTTGTCACAATTCCCATGGCCTGGACCATCACAAACCTCCTTCATAACCTG GCTCATCTGTACTTCCTGCACTCCATCAAAGGGGCTCCCTGGATGAGTACAGATACGGACAGTTGCAGTCAATTGACCCATTGGGAGCAGATTAACGATGGAGAGCAATTTACAGCAACCAGGAAATTTCTCACAGCTCTGCCCATTATTCT ATTCCTCCTGACCTGCATGTACACCAGGAATGACAATGATCATTTTGTGGCAAACTTTTTGTCACTCATCGTGGTTCTTCTGCCAAAAATGCCCCAATTCCATGGTGtccggttatttggaatcaacAAGTACTAA